The DNA window CTGCTGGACGTGGCCAGCCAGAGCCTGGGCGTGGGCGTGCTGGGCGGGCGCGTGAAGCGGCTCATCGCGAAGAACACGGGCGTGCCCGTCGTCGCGCGCGACATCTTCTTCCCGGGCACCTCCGGCCAGTCCGAGGCGCGCATCCCCGTGTACCAGGGGGAGAGCGAGTTCCAGGACGAGAACCACAAGCTGGGCGAGGTGGTGCTCAAGAGCCTGCACGTGGCGGCGCGCGGAGACGTGCCGCTGGAGGTCGTCTTCGAGCTGTCAGGCGAGGCGATTCTGTCGGTGAAGGCCACGGACCTGACCACCGGCAACATGGAGACGGTGCGGCTGGAAGCGCGCGCCGGGCTTCCCCACGGCGAGGCGGAGAAGCTGGGCGCGGAGCAGGCGACCTACGCGAAGTCGCAGGGCGTGGTGGACGCGAAGCGCGCGGAGGAGACCTTCCGCAAGCTGTTGGAGCGAGGCGAGAAGCTGGCGCGGCTGCTCCAGAAGAGCGCGCAGGAGAACCCCAGTCCGGAGGCGGAGGCCGCGGTGGGCACCGTGCAGCGGCTGCTCGACGGGGGACGCTCCGCGTTGGATGGCAAGGACGCGGCGAAGTGCGCCGCCATTGCCCGGCAACTCACGCAGTTGTTGTCCGGCAAGCAGGAGCCGCGCGCCTGACCATGAATGCTCCCACTTCCACCACGCGAGAGCCTGTGTTCGTGGTGGATGACTCGCGCACGGCTCGCGAGGTGGTGCGGCTGCACCTGGCGCGGCTGGGCTGCGAGCCGGTGACGCTCGAGGGCGGGGAGGCGTGTCTGGCGGAGCTGGCGCGCCGCGCGCCCATGCTCATCCTGATGGACCTGCGCATGGAGCGCATGCAGGGCGATGAGGTGTGCCGCGCGGTGAAGTCACACCCGGCGGGCCGCAACGTGCCCGTCATCATGTTCACCTCCGCCGGTGAGCCGCATGAGGTGATGCACTGCTGGCGCGCGGGTGCCGACGACTTCCTGCCCAAGCCCGTGGTGCTGGAGGCGCTGCAGGCGAAGCTGGTGGCGGTGCGAGGCGCCCGCGAGCGCTCGAAGGAAGGCCCACCGAAGGGCCGCCGGATGCTGCTCGTGGAGGGCGGACGCTTCCTGCACACGTTCCTGGGAGGGGCGCTGGAGCAGGAGGGGCTGCACGTCCTGTACGCCCGCGACGCGCAGGACGCGGAGAAGCTCGCGAGCGAGCACTCGGCGCTGCTGGATGGCTTCCTCGTCGACGTGTCGCGTGCGCCGCGCGAGACGCTGGCCCTGGCCGCGAAGCTGCGCGAAGTCCATCCGCGCAAGCC is part of the Myxococcus landrumus genome and encodes:
- a CDS encoding TIGR02266 family protein yields the protein MNAPTSTTREPVFVVDDSRTAREVVRLHLARLGCEPVTLEGGEACLAELARRAPMLILMDLRMERMQGDEVCRAVKSHPAGRNVPVIMFTSAGEPHEVMHCWRAGADDFLPKPVVLEALQAKLVAVRGARERSKEGPPKGRRMLLVEGGRFLHTFLGGALEQEGLHVLYARDAQDAEKLASEHSALLDGFLVDVSRAPRETLALAAKLREVHPRKPLVLLSRAEESAEVLARAQALSGAPLLEKRHLGADELLGRVLSRLVPERVPLRAAERVPFFTVVEFSPVGGGATLSGFSHDASPEGLFVRTLTPAREGTKLSLRVLLAGQRTPCSAEATVVWANPPRLPGAFRAPAGMGLRLERMDPALTQQFVRFVPRTHGFPPSGAPRASGF